From the Homo sapiens chromosome 1, GRCh38.p14 Primary Assembly genome, one window contains:
- the CD2 gene encoding T-cell surface antigen CD2 isoform 1 precursor (isoform 1 precursor is encoded by transcript variant 1) — translation MSFPCKFVASFLLIFNVSSKGAVSKEITNALETWGALGQDINLDIPSFQMSDDIDDIKWEKTSDKKKIAQFRKEKETFKEKDTYKLFKNGTLKIKHLKTDDQDIYKVSIYDTKGKNVLEKIFDLKIQERVSKPKISWTCINTTLTCEVMNGTDPELNLYQDGKHLKLSQRVITHKWTTSLSAKFKCTAGNKVSKESSVEPVSCPGGSILGQSNGLSAWTPPSHPTSLPFAEKGLDIYLIIGICGGGSLLMVFVALLVFYITKRKKQRSRRNDEELETRAHRVATEERGRKPHQIPASTPQNPATSQHPPPPPGHRSQAPSHRPPPPGHRVQHQPQKRPPAPSGTQVHQQKGPPLPRPRVQPKPPHGAAENSLSPSSN, via the exons ATGAGCTTTCCATGTAAATTTGTAGCCAGCTTCCTTCTGATTTTCAATGTTTCTTCCAAAG GTGCAGTCTCCAAAGAGATTACGAATGCCTTGGAAACCTGGGGTGCCTTGGGTCAGGACATCAACTTGGACATTCCTAGTTTTCAAATGAGTGATGATATTGAcgatataaaatgggaaaaaacttcagacaagaaaaagattGCAcaattcagaaaagagaaagagactttcaaggaaaaagatacatataagctatttaaaaatggaaCTCTGAAAATTAAGCATCTGAAGACCGATGATCAGGATATCTACAAGGTATCAATATatgatacaaaaggaaaaaatgtgttggaaaaaatatttgatttgaaGATTCAAG agAGGGTCTCAAAACCAAAGATCTCCTGGACTTGTATCAACACAACCCTGACCTGTGAGGTAATGAATGGAACTGACCCCGAATTAAACCTGTATCAAGATGGGAAACATCTAAAACTTTCTCAGAGGGTCATCACACACAAGTGGACCACCAGCCTGAGTGCAAAATTCAAGTGCACAGCAGGGAACAAAGTCAGCAAGGAATCCAGTGTCGAGCCTGTCAGCTGTCCAG GAGGCAGCATCCTTGGCCAGAGTAATGGGCTCTCTGCCTGGACCCCTCCCAGCCATCCCACTTCTCTTCCTTTTGCAGAGAAAGGTCTGGACATCTATCTCATCATTGGCATATGTGGAGGAGGCAGCCTCTTGATGGTCTTTGTGGCACTGCTCGTTTTCTATAtcaccaaaaggaaaaaacagaggaGTCGGAGAAATG ATGAGGAGCTGGAGACAAGAGCCCACAGAGTAGCTACTGAAGAAAGGGGCCGGAAGCCCCACCAAATTCCAGCTTCAACCCCTCAGAATCCAGCAACTTCCCAACATCCTCCTCCACCACCTGGTCATCGTTCCCAGGCACCTAGTCATCGTCCCCCGCCTCCTGGACACCGTGTTCAGCACCAGCCTCAGAAGAGGCCTCCTGCTCCGTCGGGCACACAAGTTCACCAGCAGAAAGGCCCGCCCCTCCCCAGACCTCGAGTTCAGCCAAAACCTCCCCATGGGGCAGCAGAAAACTCATTGTCCCCTTCCTCTAATTAA
- the CD2 gene encoding T-cell surface antigen CD2 isoform 2 precursor (isoform 2 precursor is encoded by transcript variant 2): MSFPCKFVASFLLIFNVSSKGAVSKEITNALETWGALGQDINLDIPSFQMSDDIDDIKWEKTSDKKKIAQFRKEKETFKEKDTYKLFKNGTLKIKHLKTDDQDIYKVSIYDTKGKNVLEKIFDLKIQERVSKPKISWTCINTTLTCEVMNGTDPELNLYQDGKHLKLSQRVITHKWTTSLSAKFKCTAGNKVSKESSVEPVSCPEKGLDIYLIIGICGGGSLLMVFVALLVFYITKRKKQRSRRNDEELETRAHRVATEERGRKPHQIPASTPQNPATSQHPPPPPGHRSQAPSHRPPPPGHRVQHQPQKRPPAPSGTQVHQQKGPPLPRPRVQPKPPHGAAENSLSPSSN, translated from the exons ATGAGCTTTCCATGTAAATTTGTAGCCAGCTTCCTTCTGATTTTCAATGTTTCTTCCAAAG GTGCAGTCTCCAAAGAGATTACGAATGCCTTGGAAACCTGGGGTGCCTTGGGTCAGGACATCAACTTGGACATTCCTAGTTTTCAAATGAGTGATGATATTGAcgatataaaatgggaaaaaacttcagacaagaaaaagattGCAcaattcagaaaagagaaagagactttcaaggaaaaagatacatataagctatttaaaaatggaaCTCTGAAAATTAAGCATCTGAAGACCGATGATCAGGATATCTACAAGGTATCAATATatgatacaaaaggaaaaaatgtgttggaaaaaatatttgatttgaaGATTCAAG agAGGGTCTCAAAACCAAAGATCTCCTGGACTTGTATCAACACAACCCTGACCTGTGAGGTAATGAATGGAACTGACCCCGAATTAAACCTGTATCAAGATGGGAAACATCTAAAACTTTCTCAGAGGGTCATCACACACAAGTGGACCACCAGCCTGAGTGCAAAATTCAAGTGCACAGCAGGGAACAAAGTCAGCAAGGAATCCAGTGTCGAGCCTGTCAGCTGTCCAG AGAAAGGTCTGGACATCTATCTCATCATTGGCATATGTGGAGGAGGCAGCCTCTTGATGGTCTTTGTGGCACTGCTCGTTTTCTATAtcaccaaaaggaaaaaacagaggaGTCGGAGAAATG ATGAGGAGCTGGAGACAAGAGCCCACAGAGTAGCTACTGAAGAAAGGGGCCGGAAGCCCCACCAAATTCCAGCTTCAACCCCTCAGAATCCAGCAACTTCCCAACATCCTCCTCCACCACCTGGTCATCGTTCCCAGGCACCTAGTCATCGTCCCCCGCCTCCTGGACACCGTGTTCAGCACCAGCCTCAGAAGAGGCCTCCTGCTCCGTCGGGCACACAAGTTCACCAGCAGAAAGGCCCGCCCCTCCCCAGACCTCGAGTTCAGCCAAAACCTCCCCATGGGGCAGCAGAAAACTCATTGTCCCCTTCCTCTAATTAA